The following are from one region of the Streptomyces decoyicus genome:
- a CDS encoding aminoglycoside phosphotransferase family protein — protein MATAPIEPPQRLVSSLSGDPESPVRKWLDALPTLVQQRLEAWDLTLERVHAPGGRSSLLALVRQQDGTPAALKFPVPGRVSAHEGAALEAWDGWGAVRLLRADDTSGALLLERLQGAVSLRSLPEAKALLEAAGTVRRLWVPPGPGHAFETLAGRTEEAVEALRTAGALAPAAGPLVDQALELRRALAQGSDEQFLLHGTFRQGKVLAGERSPWLAVGPAPVVGERAYDLAALVLDRFEDLMAGSGAAAAARRRVAKLADSLEVDRDRLRDWTLYRAVDTGVREVAVGERQRGELLLEFAAWL, from the coding sequence ATGGCAACGGCACCCATCGAACCGCCGCAGCGGTTGGTGAGTTCGCTGAGCGGCGATCCGGAAAGTCCCGTGCGGAAGTGGCTCGATGCGCTGCCGACGCTGGTTCAGCAGCGGCTGGAGGCCTGGGATCTGACGCTGGAGCGGGTGCACGCCCCCGGTGGCCGCAGCAGTCTGCTCGCCCTCGTACGGCAGCAGGACGGGACGCCGGCGGCGCTCAAGTTCCCGGTGCCCGGACGGGTGTCCGCGCACGAGGGGGCGGCGCTGGAGGCATGGGACGGCTGGGGCGCGGTGCGGCTGCTGCGGGCCGACGACACGAGCGGTGCGCTGCTGCTGGAGCGGCTCCAGGGCGCGGTGTCGCTGCGGTCGCTGCCGGAGGCCAAGGCGTTGCTGGAGGCGGCCGGTACGGTGCGGCGGCTGTGGGTGCCGCCGGGCCCAGGGCATGCCTTCGAGACGCTGGCCGGGCGTACCGAGGAGGCCGTGGAGGCACTGCGGACGGCCGGGGCGCTGGCCCCGGCGGCCGGGCCGCTGGTGGACCAGGCGCTGGAGCTGCGGCGCGCCCTGGCGCAGGGGTCCGACGAGCAGTTTCTGCTGCACGGCACGTTCCGGCAGGGCAAGGTGCTGGCCGGTGAGCGGTCGCCCTGGCTGGCGGTCGGCCCGGCGCCGGTGGTCGGCGAGCGGGCGTACGACCTGGCCGCGCTGGTGCTGGACCGGTTCGAGGATCTGATGGCCGGGTCGGGCGCGGCCGCCGCGGCCCGCCGCCGGGTGGCCAAGCTGGCCGACTCCCTGGAAGTGGACCGGGACCGGCTGCGCGACTGGACGCTCTA